The following are from one region of the Biomphalaria glabrata chromosome 4, xgBioGlab47.1, whole genome shotgun sequence genome:
- the LOC106069087 gene encoding E3 ubiquitin-protein ligase XIAP-like isoform X1 — MHFCFVLCQTSLLVSLYDDLLMLTNSHKNIFRKEEHRISRVTVTSSIQSNYATKKTEFTAGNAVSQWDLWKDSVPSLLLLQPNGTLEIKNINSVKGKKLYYRFACPNCHLYIGRVKDFISFLQHSSVESISRINKYLVTCCLSLNFDDAEIVIKRIDKKNKRKKSLDIIEIAASEDNKHAIYFSRSIAHTAKQSIVRSTSFDLQLFNRIVKHYFLVHNFKIHPQHYDFYFTRHNIEILRNWKELIFEYENIKFNESDQGNCQSNLILGSEKENLNKEGKDNLSQEKLVDSLYHFNFLDKLRENEDVNIKTRNDCKSKDGESLLHCLGHQHVKSEQELWRDLLSTSNFRLKPRNINVYIVDNVPRHPARLGNIQWSWLVEEIWRIRTFSNYPQNAAKSAILLASDGFAYMGSGRDVDDSVICFFCESAKNKWQPLDDICEVHKQLSPNCSMVTHINCPNISLKTNHDSSLFDKVFQIQKYHRNLNASENNIGIQDIEHDGEITATNRSNLPVSSQAVQEHHRSIAAPPSQSRRADDSSQSLSSSSPSARESPSNAVSSITTAVSNNATTTPGNRVLSTANNLVSDSSLVTVSASSTDTEVSSTDTAVPSTDTAAPSSDTAAGHSSAAASTSNTVNQAVANSSQNATKGNAGGPTYSELGIVTERPKRFEYAVLLKRIETFLSWPRDHHLRPKELAEAGFYYAGYGDCARCFYCGGGLRNWEDEDDVWVEHARWFPKCAYIRQQMGQVFVDIVQELNKTNDHIPFKMVMEKIGDAASSFQLDSKDNPLKRDPAVKTIVDMGFPIAEVIAKAEAIKDDGNILSADKIYEKLVADNVKKSSSGLNITRATSNGEVPAAVVAKDIEKLRTLKEMNNQLRQQTVCKICMDKEVAVVFLPCGHFVSCTDCAAAMKDCPVCRNHVKGLVRAFMS, encoded by the exons ATGCACttctgctttgttctttgtcaAACTTCCTTATTGGTTTCCTTGTATGATGATCTTTTGATGCTTACTAATTCTCATAAAAACATCTTTCGCAAAGAGGAACACAGAATCTCAAGAGTAAcg GTTACATCTTCAATACAGAGCAATTATGCCACTAAAAAGACTGAATTCACTGCAGGAAACGCTGTTTCTCAATGGg atCTCTGGAAAGATTCAGTTCCAAGTCTCCTCCTCCTGCAGCCTAATGGAACTCTAGagattaaaaacattaattCCGTTAA GGGGAAAAAACTATATTACAGATTCGCCTGTCCTAATTGTCATCTTTATATTGGGAGAGTAAAAGACTTCATTAGTTTTCTACAGCATAGCTCTGTAGAAAGCATAAGTAGGATTAACAAATATCTAGTTACATGTTGTCTGTCGCTAAACTTTGATG ATGCTGAGATTGTAATAAAAAGAATcgacaagaaaaataaaagaaag aAATCACTAGATATAATTGAGATAGCGGCATCTGAAGACAATAAACATGCAATTTACTTTTCTAGAAGTATTGCACATACTGCTAAACAATCGATAGTAAGATCTACATCTTTTGATTTACAATTGTTTAATCGAATTGTTAAACACTATTTCTTagtacacaattttaaaatacacCCTCAACATTATGATTTTTATTTCACTAGGCATAATATTGAGATACTTAGGAATTGGAAAGAACTAATTTTTgaatatgaaaatattaaatttaatgaaaGTGATCAAGGTAATTGTCAATCAAATTTAATATTAGGAAGTGAAAAAGAGAATTTGAATAAAGAAGGAAAAGATAATCTCAGCCAAGAGAAACTGGTTGATTcattatatcattttaattttctagATAAATTAAGAGAAAATGAGGatgtaaacattaaaacaagaaaTGATTGTAAATCTAAAGATGGAGAGAgcttacttcattgtttaggaCATCAACATGTCAAGTCTGAACAAGAATTATGGAGAGATCTCCTTTCTACCAGCAACTTCAGATTAAAGCCTCGCAATATCAATGTCTACATTGTTGATAATGTCCCTAGACATCCGGCACGCTTAGGTAACATTCAGTGGTCATGGTTAGTAGAAGAGATTTGGAGAATTCGTACTTTCTCCAATTACCCACAGAATGCTGCTAAATCTGCAATTTTACTAGCTTCTGATGGTTTTGCATATATGGGAAGTGGAAGAGATGTGGATGACAgtgtcatttgctttttttgtgaaTCTGCAAAAAACAAATGGCAACCATTGGATGACATATGTGAAGTACATAAACAGCTGTCACCAAACTGTTCAATGGTGACGCACATAAACTGTCCTAATATTTCTTTGAAAACAAATCATGATTCAAGTCTGTTTGATAAAGTGTTTCAAATTCAAAAGTATCATAGAAATTTAAATGCTAGTGAAAATAACATTGGCATCCAAGATATTGAGCATGATGGGGAAATAACTGCAACCAACAGATCGAACTTACCTGTAAGTAGTCAAGCCGTACAAGAACACCATCGTTCCATAGCTGCGCCACCCAGTCAGAGCAGAAGGGCAGATGATTCTTCACAAAGTTTGTCGTCATCGTCTCCATCTGCTAGAGAGAGTCCCTCAAATGCAGTGTCCTCAATAACTACTGCAGTCTCTAATAACGCAACAACAACACCAGGAAATAGAGTTTTATCAACAGCCAATAACTTAGTATCCGATTCATCACTGGTGACAGTGTCAGCATCATCAACTGATACAGAAGTTTCATCAACTGACACTGCCGTTCCATCAACCGACACAGCTGCTCCATCATCCGACACAGCAGCTGGTCATTCTTCTGCTGCTGCCTCAACTTCTAATACAGTTAACCAAGCAGTAGCAAACTCCAGCCAGAATGCCACCAAAGGAAATGCTGGTGGACCAACTTACTCTGAGCTTGGCATTGTAACAGAACGCCCTAAAAGATTTGAATATGCAGTGCTTCTTAAAcgaattgaaacatttttatccTGGCCAAGAGATCATCATCTGAGACCCAAAGAACTTGCAGAAGCTGGATTTTATTATGCAG GATACGGAGACTGTGCCCGATGTTTCTACTGTGGTGGAGGTCTACGGAACTGGGAAGATGAAGACGATGTCTGGGTAGAACATGCCAGGTGGTTTCCTAAATGTGCTTATATTCGTCAACAAATGGGACAAGTGTTTGTAGATATAGTCCAAGaattaaacaaaactaatgaCCAT aTTCCATTCAAAATGGTAATGGAGAAAATTGGTGACGCAGCTTCATCATTTCAGCTTG atTCCAAGGACAACCCCTTAAAGCGAGACCCTGCTGTTAAAACAATAGTGGACATGGGATTTCCAATTGCAGAAGTTATTGCCAAGGCTGAAGCAATCAAAGACGATG gaAATATCTTATCTGCCGATAAAATTTATGAAAAGCTAGTGGCtgataatgttaaaaaaagttCAAGTGGATTAAACATTACTCGGGCAACATCAAATGGAGAAGTCCCAGCAGCTGTTGTTGCAAAGGATATAG AAAAACTCAGGACTTTGAAAGAAATGAATAATCAGCTGCGCCAGCAGACAGTCTGTAAAATTTGTATGGACAAAGAAGTGGCTGTCGTCTTTCTGCCCTGTGGTCACTTTGTGTCCTGCACTGACTGTGCCGCTGCCATGAAGGATTGTCCAGTGTGCAGGAATCATGTTAAGGGTCTTGTCAGAGCATTTATGAGCTAA
- the LOC106069087 gene encoding E3 ubiquitin-protein ligase XIAP-like isoform X3 produces MVTSSIQSNYATKKTEFTAGNAVSQWDLWKDSVPSLLLLQPNGTLEIKNINSVKGKKLYYRFACPNCHLYIGRVKDFISFLQHSSVESISRINKYLVTCCLSLNFDDAEIVIKRIDKKNKRKKSLDIIEIAASEDNKHAIYFSRSIAHTAKQSIVRSTSFDLQLFNRIVKHYFLVHNFKIHPQHYDFYFTRHNIEILRNWKELIFEYENIKFNESDQGNCQSNLILGSEKENLNKEGKDNLSQEKLVDSLYHFNFLDKLRENEDVNIKTRNDCKSKDGESLLHCLGHQHVKSEQELWRDLLSTSNFRLKPRNINVYIVDNVPRHPARLGNIQWSWLVEEIWRIRTFSNYPQNAAKSAILLASDGFAYMGSGRDVDDSVICFFCESAKNKWQPLDDICEVHKQLSPNCSMVTHINCPNISLKTNHDSSLFDKVFQIQKYHRNLNASENNIGIQDIEHDGEITATNRSNLPVSSQAVQEHHRSIAAPPSQSRRADDSSQSLSSSSPSARESPSNAVSSITTAVSNNATTTPGNRVLSTANNLVSDSSLVTVSASSTDTEVSSTDTAVPSTDTAAPSSDTAAGHSSAAASTSNTVNQAVANSSQNATKGNAGGPTYSELGIVTERPKRFEYAVLLKRIETFLSWPRDHHLRPKELAEAGFYYAGYGDCARCFYCGGGLRNWEDEDDVWVEHARWFPKCAYIRQQMGQVFVDIVQELNKTNDHIPFKMVMEKIGDAASSFQLDSKDNPLKRDPAVKTIVDMGFPIAEVIAKAEAIKDDGNILSADKIYEKLVADNVKKSSSGLNITRATSNGEVPAAVVAKDIEKLRTLKEMNNQLRQQTVCKICMDKEVAVVFLPCGHFVSCTDCAAAMKDCPVCRNHVKGLVRAFMS; encoded by the exons ATG GTTACATCTTCAATACAGAGCAATTATGCCACTAAAAAGACTGAATTCACTGCAGGAAACGCTGTTTCTCAATGGg atCTCTGGAAAGATTCAGTTCCAAGTCTCCTCCTCCTGCAGCCTAATGGAACTCTAGagattaaaaacattaattCCGTTAA GGGGAAAAAACTATATTACAGATTCGCCTGTCCTAATTGTCATCTTTATATTGGGAGAGTAAAAGACTTCATTAGTTTTCTACAGCATAGCTCTGTAGAAAGCATAAGTAGGATTAACAAATATCTAGTTACATGTTGTCTGTCGCTAAACTTTGATG ATGCTGAGATTGTAATAAAAAGAATcgacaagaaaaataaaagaaag aAATCACTAGATATAATTGAGATAGCGGCATCTGAAGACAATAAACATGCAATTTACTTTTCTAGAAGTATTGCACATACTGCTAAACAATCGATAGTAAGATCTACATCTTTTGATTTACAATTGTTTAATCGAATTGTTAAACACTATTTCTTagtacacaattttaaaatacacCCTCAACATTATGATTTTTATTTCACTAGGCATAATATTGAGATACTTAGGAATTGGAAAGAACTAATTTTTgaatatgaaaatattaaatttaatgaaaGTGATCAAGGTAATTGTCAATCAAATTTAATATTAGGAAGTGAAAAAGAGAATTTGAATAAAGAAGGAAAAGATAATCTCAGCCAAGAGAAACTGGTTGATTcattatatcattttaattttctagATAAATTAAGAGAAAATGAGGatgtaaacattaaaacaagaaaTGATTGTAAATCTAAAGATGGAGAGAgcttacttcattgtttaggaCATCAACATGTCAAGTCTGAACAAGAATTATGGAGAGATCTCCTTTCTACCAGCAACTTCAGATTAAAGCCTCGCAATATCAATGTCTACATTGTTGATAATGTCCCTAGACATCCGGCACGCTTAGGTAACATTCAGTGGTCATGGTTAGTAGAAGAGATTTGGAGAATTCGTACTTTCTCCAATTACCCACAGAATGCTGCTAAATCTGCAATTTTACTAGCTTCTGATGGTTTTGCATATATGGGAAGTGGAAGAGATGTGGATGACAgtgtcatttgctttttttgtgaaTCTGCAAAAAACAAATGGCAACCATTGGATGACATATGTGAAGTACATAAACAGCTGTCACCAAACTGTTCAATGGTGACGCACATAAACTGTCCTAATATTTCTTTGAAAACAAATCATGATTCAAGTCTGTTTGATAAAGTGTTTCAAATTCAAAAGTATCATAGAAATTTAAATGCTAGTGAAAATAACATTGGCATCCAAGATATTGAGCATGATGGGGAAATAACTGCAACCAACAGATCGAACTTACCTGTAAGTAGTCAAGCCGTACAAGAACACCATCGTTCCATAGCTGCGCCACCCAGTCAGAGCAGAAGGGCAGATGATTCTTCACAAAGTTTGTCGTCATCGTCTCCATCTGCTAGAGAGAGTCCCTCAAATGCAGTGTCCTCAATAACTACTGCAGTCTCTAATAACGCAACAACAACACCAGGAAATAGAGTTTTATCAACAGCCAATAACTTAGTATCCGATTCATCACTGGTGACAGTGTCAGCATCATCAACTGATACAGAAGTTTCATCAACTGACACTGCCGTTCCATCAACCGACACAGCTGCTCCATCATCCGACACAGCAGCTGGTCATTCTTCTGCTGCTGCCTCAACTTCTAATACAGTTAACCAAGCAGTAGCAAACTCCAGCCAGAATGCCACCAAAGGAAATGCTGGTGGACCAACTTACTCTGAGCTTGGCATTGTAACAGAACGCCCTAAAAGATTTGAATATGCAGTGCTTCTTAAAcgaattgaaacatttttatccTGGCCAAGAGATCATCATCTGAGACCCAAAGAACTTGCAGAAGCTGGATTTTATTATGCAG GATACGGAGACTGTGCCCGATGTTTCTACTGTGGTGGAGGTCTACGGAACTGGGAAGATGAAGACGATGTCTGGGTAGAACATGCCAGGTGGTTTCCTAAATGTGCTTATATTCGTCAACAAATGGGACAAGTGTTTGTAGATATAGTCCAAGaattaaacaaaactaatgaCCAT aTTCCATTCAAAATGGTAATGGAGAAAATTGGTGACGCAGCTTCATCATTTCAGCTTG atTCCAAGGACAACCCCTTAAAGCGAGACCCTGCTGTTAAAACAATAGTGGACATGGGATTTCCAATTGCAGAAGTTATTGCCAAGGCTGAAGCAATCAAAGACGATG gaAATATCTTATCTGCCGATAAAATTTATGAAAAGCTAGTGGCtgataatgttaaaaaaagttCAAGTGGATTAAACATTACTCGGGCAACATCAAATGGAGAAGTCCCAGCAGCTGTTGTTGCAAAGGATATAG AAAAACTCAGGACTTTGAAAGAAATGAATAATCAGCTGCGCCAGCAGACAGTCTGTAAAATTTGTATGGACAAAGAAGTGGCTGTCGTCTTTCTGCCCTGTGGTCACTTTGTGTCCTGCACTGACTGTGCCGCTGCCATGAAGGATTGTCCAGTGTGCAGGAATCATGTTAAGGGTCTTGTCAGAGCATTTATGAGCTAA
- the LOC106069087 gene encoding E3 ubiquitin-protein ligase XIAP-like isoform X2, with translation MHFCFVLCQTSLLVSLYDDLLMLTNSHKNIFRKEEHRISRVTVTSSIQSNYATKKTEFTAGNAVSQWDLWKDSVPSLLLLQPNGTLEIKNINSVKFACPNCHLYIGRVKDFISFLQHSSVESISRINKYLVTCCLSLNFDDAEIVIKRIDKKNKRKKSLDIIEIAASEDNKHAIYFSRSIAHTAKQSIVRSTSFDLQLFNRIVKHYFLVHNFKIHPQHYDFYFTRHNIEILRNWKELIFEYENIKFNESDQGNCQSNLILGSEKENLNKEGKDNLSQEKLVDSLYHFNFLDKLRENEDVNIKTRNDCKSKDGESLLHCLGHQHVKSEQELWRDLLSTSNFRLKPRNINVYIVDNVPRHPARLGNIQWSWLVEEIWRIRTFSNYPQNAAKSAILLASDGFAYMGSGRDVDDSVICFFCESAKNKWQPLDDICEVHKQLSPNCSMVTHINCPNISLKTNHDSSLFDKVFQIQKYHRNLNASENNIGIQDIEHDGEITATNRSNLPVSSQAVQEHHRSIAAPPSQSRRADDSSQSLSSSSPSARESPSNAVSSITTAVSNNATTTPGNRVLSTANNLVSDSSLVTVSASSTDTEVSSTDTAVPSTDTAAPSSDTAAGHSSAAASTSNTVNQAVANSSQNATKGNAGGPTYSELGIVTERPKRFEYAVLLKRIETFLSWPRDHHLRPKELAEAGFYYAGYGDCARCFYCGGGLRNWEDEDDVWVEHARWFPKCAYIRQQMGQVFVDIVQELNKTNDHIPFKMVMEKIGDAASSFQLDSKDNPLKRDPAVKTIVDMGFPIAEVIAKAEAIKDDGNILSADKIYEKLVADNVKKSSSGLNITRATSNGEVPAAVVAKDIEKLRTLKEMNNQLRQQTVCKICMDKEVAVVFLPCGHFVSCTDCAAAMKDCPVCRNHVKGLVRAFMS, from the exons ATGCACttctgctttgttctttgtcaAACTTCCTTATTGGTTTCCTTGTATGATGATCTTTTGATGCTTACTAATTCTCATAAAAACATCTTTCGCAAAGAGGAACACAGAATCTCAAGAGTAAcg GTTACATCTTCAATACAGAGCAATTATGCCACTAAAAAGACTGAATTCACTGCAGGAAACGCTGTTTCTCAATGGg atCTCTGGAAAGATTCAGTTCCAAGTCTCCTCCTCCTGCAGCCTAATGGAACTCTAGagattaaaaacattaattCCGTTAA ATTCGCCTGTCCTAATTGTCATCTTTATATTGGGAGAGTAAAAGACTTCATTAGTTTTCTACAGCATAGCTCTGTAGAAAGCATAAGTAGGATTAACAAATATCTAGTTACATGTTGTCTGTCGCTAAACTTTGATG ATGCTGAGATTGTAATAAAAAGAATcgacaagaaaaataaaagaaag aAATCACTAGATATAATTGAGATAGCGGCATCTGAAGACAATAAACATGCAATTTACTTTTCTAGAAGTATTGCACATACTGCTAAACAATCGATAGTAAGATCTACATCTTTTGATTTACAATTGTTTAATCGAATTGTTAAACACTATTTCTTagtacacaattttaaaatacacCCTCAACATTATGATTTTTATTTCACTAGGCATAATATTGAGATACTTAGGAATTGGAAAGAACTAATTTTTgaatatgaaaatattaaatttaatgaaaGTGATCAAGGTAATTGTCAATCAAATTTAATATTAGGAAGTGAAAAAGAGAATTTGAATAAAGAAGGAAAAGATAATCTCAGCCAAGAGAAACTGGTTGATTcattatatcattttaattttctagATAAATTAAGAGAAAATGAGGatgtaaacattaaaacaagaaaTGATTGTAAATCTAAAGATGGAGAGAgcttacttcattgtttaggaCATCAACATGTCAAGTCTGAACAAGAATTATGGAGAGATCTCCTTTCTACCAGCAACTTCAGATTAAAGCCTCGCAATATCAATGTCTACATTGTTGATAATGTCCCTAGACATCCGGCACGCTTAGGTAACATTCAGTGGTCATGGTTAGTAGAAGAGATTTGGAGAATTCGTACTTTCTCCAATTACCCACAGAATGCTGCTAAATCTGCAATTTTACTAGCTTCTGATGGTTTTGCATATATGGGAAGTGGAAGAGATGTGGATGACAgtgtcatttgctttttttgtgaaTCTGCAAAAAACAAATGGCAACCATTGGATGACATATGTGAAGTACATAAACAGCTGTCACCAAACTGTTCAATGGTGACGCACATAAACTGTCCTAATATTTCTTTGAAAACAAATCATGATTCAAGTCTGTTTGATAAAGTGTTTCAAATTCAAAAGTATCATAGAAATTTAAATGCTAGTGAAAATAACATTGGCATCCAAGATATTGAGCATGATGGGGAAATAACTGCAACCAACAGATCGAACTTACCTGTAAGTAGTCAAGCCGTACAAGAACACCATCGTTCCATAGCTGCGCCACCCAGTCAGAGCAGAAGGGCAGATGATTCTTCACAAAGTTTGTCGTCATCGTCTCCATCTGCTAGAGAGAGTCCCTCAAATGCAGTGTCCTCAATAACTACTGCAGTCTCTAATAACGCAACAACAACACCAGGAAATAGAGTTTTATCAACAGCCAATAACTTAGTATCCGATTCATCACTGGTGACAGTGTCAGCATCATCAACTGATACAGAAGTTTCATCAACTGACACTGCCGTTCCATCAACCGACACAGCTGCTCCATCATCCGACACAGCAGCTGGTCATTCTTCTGCTGCTGCCTCAACTTCTAATACAGTTAACCAAGCAGTAGCAAACTCCAGCCAGAATGCCACCAAAGGAAATGCTGGTGGACCAACTTACTCTGAGCTTGGCATTGTAACAGAACGCCCTAAAAGATTTGAATATGCAGTGCTTCTTAAAcgaattgaaacatttttatccTGGCCAAGAGATCATCATCTGAGACCCAAAGAACTTGCAGAAGCTGGATTTTATTATGCAG GATACGGAGACTGTGCCCGATGTTTCTACTGTGGTGGAGGTCTACGGAACTGGGAAGATGAAGACGATGTCTGGGTAGAACATGCCAGGTGGTTTCCTAAATGTGCTTATATTCGTCAACAAATGGGACAAGTGTTTGTAGATATAGTCCAAGaattaaacaaaactaatgaCCAT aTTCCATTCAAAATGGTAATGGAGAAAATTGGTGACGCAGCTTCATCATTTCAGCTTG atTCCAAGGACAACCCCTTAAAGCGAGACCCTGCTGTTAAAACAATAGTGGACATGGGATTTCCAATTGCAGAAGTTATTGCCAAGGCTGAAGCAATCAAAGACGATG gaAATATCTTATCTGCCGATAAAATTTATGAAAAGCTAGTGGCtgataatgttaaaaaaagttCAAGTGGATTAAACATTACTCGGGCAACATCAAATGGAGAAGTCCCAGCAGCTGTTGTTGCAAAGGATATAG AAAAACTCAGGACTTTGAAAGAAATGAATAATCAGCTGCGCCAGCAGACAGTCTGTAAAATTTGTATGGACAAAGAAGTGGCTGTCGTCTTTCTGCCCTGTGGTCACTTTGTGTCCTGCACTGACTGTGCCGCTGCCATGAAGGATTGTCCAGTGTGCAGGAATCATGTTAAGGGTCTTGTCAGAGCATTTATGAGCTAA
- the LOC106069087 gene encoding E3 ubiquitin-protein ligase XIAP-like isoform X4, with protein sequence MHFCFVLCQTSLLVSLYDDLLMLTNSHKNIFRKEEHRISRVTVTSSIQSNYATKKTEFTAGNAVSQWDAEIVIKRIDKKNKRKKSLDIIEIAASEDNKHAIYFSRSIAHTAKQSIVRSTSFDLQLFNRIVKHYFLVHNFKIHPQHYDFYFTRHNIEILRNWKELIFEYENIKFNESDQGNCQSNLILGSEKENLNKEGKDNLSQEKLVDSLYHFNFLDKLRENEDVNIKTRNDCKSKDGESLLHCLGHQHVKSEQELWRDLLSTSNFRLKPRNINVYIVDNVPRHPARLGNIQWSWLVEEIWRIRTFSNYPQNAAKSAILLASDGFAYMGSGRDVDDSVICFFCESAKNKWQPLDDICEVHKQLSPNCSMVTHINCPNISLKTNHDSSLFDKVFQIQKYHRNLNASENNIGIQDIEHDGEITATNRSNLPVSSQAVQEHHRSIAAPPSQSRRADDSSQSLSSSSPSARESPSNAVSSITTAVSNNATTTPGNRVLSTANNLVSDSSLVTVSASSTDTEVSSTDTAVPSTDTAAPSSDTAAGHSSAAASTSNTVNQAVANSSQNATKGNAGGPTYSELGIVTERPKRFEYAVLLKRIETFLSWPRDHHLRPKELAEAGFYYAGYGDCARCFYCGGGLRNWEDEDDVWVEHARWFPKCAYIRQQMGQVFVDIVQELNKTNDHIPFKMVMEKIGDAASSFQLDSKDNPLKRDPAVKTIVDMGFPIAEVIAKAEAIKDDGNILSADKIYEKLVADNVKKSSSGLNITRATSNGEVPAAVVAKDIEKLRTLKEMNNQLRQQTVCKICMDKEVAVVFLPCGHFVSCTDCAAAMKDCPVCRNHVKGLVRAFMS encoded by the exons ATGCACttctgctttgttctttgtcaAACTTCCTTATTGGTTTCCTTGTATGATGATCTTTTGATGCTTACTAATTCTCATAAAAACATCTTTCGCAAAGAGGAACACAGAATCTCAAGAGTAAcg GTTACATCTTCAATACAGAGCAATTATGCCACTAAAAAGACTGAATTCACTGCAGGAAACGCTGTTTCTCAATGGg ATGCTGAGATTGTAATAAAAAGAATcgacaagaaaaataaaagaaag aAATCACTAGATATAATTGAGATAGCGGCATCTGAAGACAATAAACATGCAATTTACTTTTCTAGAAGTATTGCACATACTGCTAAACAATCGATAGTAAGATCTACATCTTTTGATTTACAATTGTTTAATCGAATTGTTAAACACTATTTCTTagtacacaattttaaaatacacCCTCAACATTATGATTTTTATTTCACTAGGCATAATATTGAGATACTTAGGAATTGGAAAGAACTAATTTTTgaatatgaaaatattaaatttaatgaaaGTGATCAAGGTAATTGTCAATCAAATTTAATATTAGGAAGTGAAAAAGAGAATTTGAATAAAGAAGGAAAAGATAATCTCAGCCAAGAGAAACTGGTTGATTcattatatcattttaattttctagATAAATTAAGAGAAAATGAGGatgtaaacattaaaacaagaaaTGATTGTAAATCTAAAGATGGAGAGAgcttacttcattgtttaggaCATCAACATGTCAAGTCTGAACAAGAATTATGGAGAGATCTCCTTTCTACCAGCAACTTCAGATTAAAGCCTCGCAATATCAATGTCTACATTGTTGATAATGTCCCTAGACATCCGGCACGCTTAGGTAACATTCAGTGGTCATGGTTAGTAGAAGAGATTTGGAGAATTCGTACTTTCTCCAATTACCCACAGAATGCTGCTAAATCTGCAATTTTACTAGCTTCTGATGGTTTTGCATATATGGGAAGTGGAAGAGATGTGGATGACAgtgtcatttgctttttttgtgaaTCTGCAAAAAACAAATGGCAACCATTGGATGACATATGTGAAGTACATAAACAGCTGTCACCAAACTGTTCAATGGTGACGCACATAAACTGTCCTAATATTTCTTTGAAAACAAATCATGATTCAAGTCTGTTTGATAAAGTGTTTCAAATTCAAAAGTATCATAGAAATTTAAATGCTAGTGAAAATAACATTGGCATCCAAGATATTGAGCATGATGGGGAAATAACTGCAACCAACAGATCGAACTTACCTGTAAGTAGTCAAGCCGTACAAGAACACCATCGTTCCATAGCTGCGCCACCCAGTCAGAGCAGAAGGGCAGATGATTCTTCACAAAGTTTGTCGTCATCGTCTCCATCTGCTAGAGAGAGTCCCTCAAATGCAGTGTCCTCAATAACTACTGCAGTCTCTAATAACGCAACAACAACACCAGGAAATAGAGTTTTATCAACAGCCAATAACTTAGTATCCGATTCATCACTGGTGACAGTGTCAGCATCATCAACTGATACAGAAGTTTCATCAACTGACACTGCCGTTCCATCAACCGACACAGCTGCTCCATCATCCGACACAGCAGCTGGTCATTCTTCTGCTGCTGCCTCAACTTCTAATACAGTTAACCAAGCAGTAGCAAACTCCAGCCAGAATGCCACCAAAGGAAATGCTGGTGGACCAACTTACTCTGAGCTTGGCATTGTAACAGAACGCCCTAAAAGATTTGAATATGCAGTGCTTCTTAAAcgaattgaaacatttttatccTGGCCAAGAGATCATCATCTGAGACCCAAAGAACTTGCAGAAGCTGGATTTTATTATGCAG GATACGGAGACTGTGCCCGATGTTTCTACTGTGGTGGAGGTCTACGGAACTGGGAAGATGAAGACGATGTCTGGGTAGAACATGCCAGGTGGTTTCCTAAATGTGCTTATATTCGTCAACAAATGGGACAAGTGTTTGTAGATATAGTCCAAGaattaaacaaaactaatgaCCAT aTTCCATTCAAAATGGTAATGGAGAAAATTGGTGACGCAGCTTCATCATTTCAGCTTG atTCCAAGGACAACCCCTTAAAGCGAGACCCTGCTGTTAAAACAATAGTGGACATGGGATTTCCAATTGCAGAAGTTATTGCCAAGGCTGAAGCAATCAAAGACGATG gaAATATCTTATCTGCCGATAAAATTTATGAAAAGCTAGTGGCtgataatgttaaaaaaagttCAAGTGGATTAAACATTACTCGGGCAACATCAAATGGAGAAGTCCCAGCAGCTGTTGTTGCAAAGGATATAG AAAAACTCAGGACTTTGAAAGAAATGAATAATCAGCTGCGCCAGCAGACAGTCTGTAAAATTTGTATGGACAAAGAAGTGGCTGTCGTCTTTCTGCCCTGTGGTCACTTTGTGTCCTGCACTGACTGTGCCGCTGCCATGAAGGATTGTCCAGTGTGCAGGAATCATGTTAAGGGTCTTGTCAGAGCATTTATGAGCTAA